In Musa acuminata AAA Group cultivar baxijiao chromosome BXJ2-3, Cavendish_Baxijiao_AAA, whole genome shotgun sequence, the following proteins share a genomic window:
- the LOC103973123 gene encoding dual specificity protein kinase YAK1 homolog isoform X5, which yields MDGGGIGKNKPQAFRPYESSQSSSGPSLVFGESCATAKRSLVEKLTKGIVETYRKCNPGFKYSNASNWKRFLTNPSTGVKNDGYDNAYSDLILYVNLVLCSGSKQRYIVKDILGQGTFAQVAKCWDMETNNYVAIKIIKNQPQYYRHGVFEVHILSMLNQKLDPDDEHHIVRMLDYFLFQNHLCISFEMLGSNLYELIKEKKHNGFTLDVIQDLCKQILDALIITRYAGIIHCDLKPENILICTSEKPPKIKVIDFGSACFMSKTIYTYIQSRYYRSPEVLLGYPYTIAIDMWSLGCIVAELYLGFPLFPGESQFDVLKRMTEILGDQPPDNLLRNATKTNNFFKHVGSINQLVDDQSVKINSSAYQILNEEEFEIRGLKRPKIGKKYFSFVKLEDIVAEKAYRKNLPDEQFDKESAMCLALIDFLRGLLEFDPAKRWSPLQASHHPFVTREPFLFLYKPLPETPLTPVSHALQVEHDPRQGHQLAAGLSPEVASMNKYLPQNSSKVLLAPSSYESSYGSSESHGSYNYSASLGSGCRSYSLKNSMLDYSPVHSSLFQSAKTGGSVLGVSADARHVPFCHGNGFGVTPSYNFWPTSLGASPSQFTYPSLKVQESKMFQGEYACHSPAEGSFHDFPWGKASKFVREGKHAYNGSLGIQPHENSFKYYHGLCDDETSSSYEDSNHQRFVSSSTFSAFHHSNNRTQEVSWDKPESSYLPFGPGDWDPNYRV from the exons CTAGTTGAAAAGCTAACCAAAGGCATTGTTGAAACATACCGCAAATGCAACCCTGGTTTCAAGTACTCTAATGCATCGAACTGGAAGCGCTTCCTTACAAATCCTTCTACTGGAGTAAAAAATGATGGCTATGACAATGCATATTCAGATCTTATTTTGTATGTAAATCTTGTATTGTGTTCAGGCTCGAAACAGAG GTACATTGTTAAAGACATACTTGGCCAAGGTACATTTGCTCAGGTTGCTAAATGTTGGGACATGGAGACCAACAATTATGTTGCCATTAAGATTATCAAAAATCAGCCTCAGTATTATCGACATGGAGTATTTGAAGTCCATATTCTGTCAATG CTCAATCAAAAGCTTGATCCTGATGATGAGCATCACATTGTGCGCATGCTTGactattttttatttcaaaatcatcTTTGCATTTCGTTTGAAATGCTTGGGTCAAATCT GTATGagctaataaaagaaaaaaagcataATGGATTTACATTGGATGTCATACAAGACTTGTGTAAGCAG ATCTTGGATGCATTAATCATCACAAGATATGCTGGTATTATCCATTGTGATTTGAAGCCAGAGAATATCCTTATATGTACAAG TGAGAAACCACCAAAAATTAAAGTAATTGATTTTGGGTCGGCTTGCTTCATGAGTAAGACAATATACACATACATTCAG AGTCGTTATTACAGGTCTCCAGAAGTTCTCCTTGGCTACCC ATATACAATTGCCATTGATATGTGGTCACTTGGGTGCATTGTTGCTGAGTTGTACTTGGGTTTCCCTTTGTTTCCTGGGGAGTCACAATTTGATGTTCTAAAGAGGATGACTGAAATACTTGG TGATCAGCCTCCTGATAATCTCCTTAGGAATGCAACCAAgacaaataatttctttaaacatGTTGGTAGCATAAACCAGTTGGTGGATGACCAGTCTGTCAAGATAAACAGCAGCGCTTACCAAATTCTAAATGAAGAGGAATTTGAAATT AGGGGATTAAAAAGGCCAAAGATAGGGAAAAAATATTTCAGTTTTGTGAAACTTGAAGATATCGTTGCAGAAAAAGCTTACAGGAAAAACTTGCCAGATGAACAATTTGACAAAG AAAGTGCAATGTGCTTGGCATTGATTGATTTCTTAAGGGGCCTTCTTGAGTTTGATCCTGCCAAACGATGGTCACCTTTGCAG GCTTCACACCATCCATTTGTTACTAGAGAACCCTTTTTGTTCCTTTACAAACCTCTTCCAGAGACTCCACTCACT CCAGTTTCTCATGCTCTTCAAGTGGAACATGATCCGAGGCAAGGACACCAGCTAGCAGCTGGTCTCTCTCCAGAG GTTGCAAGTATGAACAAATATCTTCCACAGAATAGCTCTAAGGTTTTACTGGCGCCTTCATCCTATGAAAGTAGCTATGGCAGCTCAGAAAGCCATGGAAGCTATAATTATAGTGCTAGTCTTGGAAGTGGTTGCAGAAGTTATTCATTAAAAAATAGCATGTTGGATTACTCACCAGTCCATTCTTCCCTTTTCCAAAGTGCTAAAACAGGGGGATCTGTCCTTGGTGTTAGTGCGGATGCTAGACATGTTCCATTCTGTCATGGGAATGGTTTTGGTGTAACTCCTAGTTACAATTTCTGGCCAACGTCCCTAGGAGCCAGCCCCTCTCAATTTACTTATCCAAGCTTGAAAGTCCAAGAATCAAAAATGTTTCAAGGAGAGTATGCTTGCCATTCCCCAGCAGAAGGCAGCTTTCATGATTTTCCATGGGGCAAAGCTTCTAAATTTGTTAGAGAAGGCAAACATGCCTATAATGGATCGTTGGGTATTCAACCTCATGAAAATTCATTCAAGTACTATCATGGCCTTTGTGATGATGAGACGAGCTCTAGTTATGAAGACTCAAATCATCAAAGATTTGTAAGTTCTAGTACTTTTTCAGCCTTTCATCATTCTAACAACAGGACACAAG AAGTGTCATGGGACAAGCCTGAATCAAGTTACTTACCATTTGGTCCTGGAGATTGGGATCCCAATTATAG GGTTTGA
- the LOC103973123 gene encoding dual specificity protein kinase YAK1 homolog isoform X1 has protein sequence MDGGGIGKNKPQAFRPYESSQSSSGPSLVFGESCATAKRSLVEKLTKGIVETYRKCNPGFKYSNASNWKRFLTNPSTGVKNDGYDNAYSDLILYVNLVLCSGSKQRYIVKDILGQGTFAQVAKCWDMETNNYVAIKIIKNQPQYYRHGVFEVHILSMLNQKLDPDDEHHIVRMLDYFLFQNHLCISFEMLGSNLYELIKEKKHNGFTLDVIQDLCKQILDALIITRYAGIIHCDLKPENILICTSEKPPKIKVIDFGSACFMSKTIYTYIQSRYYRSPEVLLGYPYTIAIDMWSLGCIVAELYLGFPLFPGESQFDVLKRMTEILGDQPPDNLLRNATKTNNFFKHVGSINQLVDDQSVKINSSAYQILNEEEFEIRGLKRPKIGKKYFSFVKLEDIVAEKAYRKNLPDEQFDKESAMCLALIDFLRGLLEFDPAKRWSPLQASHHPFVTREPFLFLYKPLPETPLTPVSHALQVEHDPRQGHQLAAGLSPEVASMNKYLPQNSSKVLLAPSSYESSYGSSESHGSYNYSASLGSGCRSYSLKNSMLDYSPVHSSLFQSAKTGGSVLGVSADARHVPFCHGNGFGVTPSYNFWPTSLGASPSQFTYPSLKVQESKMFQGEYACHSPAEGSFHDFPWGKASKFVREGKHAYNGSLGIQPHENSFKYYHGLCDDETSSSYEDSNHQRFVSSSTFSAFHHSNNRTQEVSWDKPESSYLPFGPGDWDPNYSDESLVQGDCSEINSLALGFDSVIRLGCSIDLSNQTSGIGTFPLNHQQALVGSNYMYADSRNPPVIQGLHGGYAHPVSLPHSVSQSAQNTPRHFGQQYFQQFNHPHTMHTHNLWNHQKAQGR, from the exons CTAGTTGAAAAGCTAACCAAAGGCATTGTTGAAACATACCGCAAATGCAACCCTGGTTTCAAGTACTCTAATGCATCGAACTGGAAGCGCTTCCTTACAAATCCTTCTACTGGAGTAAAAAATGATGGCTATGACAATGCATATTCAGATCTTATTTTGTATGTAAATCTTGTATTGTGTTCAGGCTCGAAACAGAG GTACATTGTTAAAGACATACTTGGCCAAGGTACATTTGCTCAGGTTGCTAAATGTTGGGACATGGAGACCAACAATTATGTTGCCATTAAGATTATCAAAAATCAGCCTCAGTATTATCGACATGGAGTATTTGAAGTCCATATTCTGTCAATG CTCAATCAAAAGCTTGATCCTGATGATGAGCATCACATTGTGCGCATGCTTGactattttttatttcaaaatcatcTTTGCATTTCGTTTGAAATGCTTGGGTCAAATCT GTATGagctaataaaagaaaaaaagcataATGGATTTACATTGGATGTCATACAAGACTTGTGTAAGCAG ATCTTGGATGCATTAATCATCACAAGATATGCTGGTATTATCCATTGTGATTTGAAGCCAGAGAATATCCTTATATGTACAAG TGAGAAACCACCAAAAATTAAAGTAATTGATTTTGGGTCGGCTTGCTTCATGAGTAAGACAATATACACATACATTCAG AGTCGTTATTACAGGTCTCCAGAAGTTCTCCTTGGCTACCC ATATACAATTGCCATTGATATGTGGTCACTTGGGTGCATTGTTGCTGAGTTGTACTTGGGTTTCCCTTTGTTTCCTGGGGAGTCACAATTTGATGTTCTAAAGAGGATGACTGAAATACTTGG TGATCAGCCTCCTGATAATCTCCTTAGGAATGCAACCAAgacaaataatttctttaaacatGTTGGTAGCATAAACCAGTTGGTGGATGACCAGTCTGTCAAGATAAACAGCAGCGCTTACCAAATTCTAAATGAAGAGGAATTTGAAATT AGGGGATTAAAAAGGCCAAAGATAGGGAAAAAATATTTCAGTTTTGTGAAACTTGAAGATATCGTTGCAGAAAAAGCTTACAGGAAAAACTTGCCAGATGAACAATTTGACAAAG AAAGTGCAATGTGCTTGGCATTGATTGATTTCTTAAGGGGCCTTCTTGAGTTTGATCCTGCCAAACGATGGTCACCTTTGCAG GCTTCACACCATCCATTTGTTACTAGAGAACCCTTTTTGTTCCTTTACAAACCTCTTCCAGAGACTCCACTCACT CCAGTTTCTCATGCTCTTCAAGTGGAACATGATCCGAGGCAAGGACACCAGCTAGCAGCTGGTCTCTCTCCAGAG GTTGCAAGTATGAACAAATATCTTCCACAGAATAGCTCTAAGGTTTTACTGGCGCCTTCATCCTATGAAAGTAGCTATGGCAGCTCAGAAAGCCATGGAAGCTATAATTATAGTGCTAGTCTTGGAAGTGGTTGCAGAAGTTATTCATTAAAAAATAGCATGTTGGATTACTCACCAGTCCATTCTTCCCTTTTCCAAAGTGCTAAAACAGGGGGATCTGTCCTTGGTGTTAGTGCGGATGCTAGACATGTTCCATTCTGTCATGGGAATGGTTTTGGTGTAACTCCTAGTTACAATTTCTGGCCAACGTCCCTAGGAGCCAGCCCCTCTCAATTTACTTATCCAAGCTTGAAAGTCCAAGAATCAAAAATGTTTCAAGGAGAGTATGCTTGCCATTCCCCAGCAGAAGGCAGCTTTCATGATTTTCCATGGGGCAAAGCTTCTAAATTTGTTAGAGAAGGCAAACATGCCTATAATGGATCGTTGGGTATTCAACCTCATGAAAATTCATTCAAGTACTATCATGGCCTTTGTGATGATGAGACGAGCTCTAGTTATGAAGACTCAAATCATCAAAGATTTGTAAGTTCTAGTACTTTTTCAGCCTTTCATCATTCTAACAACAGGACACAAG AAGTGTCATGGGACAAGCCTGAATCAAGTTACTTACCATTTGGTCCTGGAGATTGGGATCCCAATTATAG TGATGAATCCTTGGTTCAAGGAGATTGCTCTGAGATCAATTCTCTGGCTTTAGGGTTTGACAGTGTTATCCGCCTTGGTTGCTCAATCGATTTGAGTAATCAAACAAGTGGAATTGGTACTTTCCCCTTGAACCATCAACAGGCACTTGTGGGCTCAAATTATATGTATGCAGATTCAAG GAATCCCCCTGTTATTCAGGGCTTGCATGGTGGATATGCACATCCGGTGTCTCTTCCACATTCTGTATCTCAAAGTGCACAAAACACACCCAGGCATTTTGGACAACAGTATTTTCAGCAATTTAATCACCCGCATACAATGCATACTCATAATCTGTGGAATCATCAGAAGGCGCAG GGGAGATAG
- the LOC103973123 gene encoding dual specificity protein kinase YAK1 homolog isoform X4 has product MDGGGIGKNKPQAFRPYESSQSSSGPSLVFGESCATAKRSLVEKLTKGIVETYRKCNPGFKYSNASNWKRFLTNPSTGVKNDGYDNAYSDLILYVNLVLCSGSKQRYIVKDILGQGTFAQVAKCWDMETNNYVAIKIIKNQPQYYRHGVFEVHILSMLNQKLDPDDEHHIVRMLDYFLFQNHLCISFEMLGSNLYELIKEKKHNGFTLDVIQDLCKQILDALIITRYAGIIHCDLKPENILICTSEKPPKIKVIDFGSACFMSKTIYTYIQSRYYRSPEVLLGYPYTIAIDMWSLGCIVAELYLGFPLFPGESQFDVLKRMTEILGDQPPDNLLRNATKTNNFFKHVGSINQLVDDQSVKINSSAYQILNEEEFEIRGLKRPKIGKKYFSFVKLEDIVAEKAYRKNLPDEQFDKESAMCLALIDFLRGLLEFDPAKRWSPLQASHHPFVTREPFLFLYKPLPETPLTPVSHALQVEHDPRQGHQLAAGLSPEVASMNKYLPQNSSKVLLAPSSYESSYGSSESHGSYNYSASLGSGCRSYSLKNSMLDYSPVHSSLFQSAKTGGSVLGVSADARHVPFCHGNGFGVTPSYNFWPTSLGASPSQFTYPSLKVQESKMFQGEYACHSPAEGSFHDFPWGKASKFVREGKHAYNGSLGIQPHENSFKYYHGLCDDETSSSYEDSNHQRFVSSSTFSAFHHSNNRTQEVSWDKPESSYLPFGPGDWDPNYRNPPVIQGLHGGYAHPVSLPHSVSQSAQNTPRHFGQQYFQQFNHPHTMHTHNLWNHQKAQGR; this is encoded by the exons CTAGTTGAAAAGCTAACCAAAGGCATTGTTGAAACATACCGCAAATGCAACCCTGGTTTCAAGTACTCTAATGCATCGAACTGGAAGCGCTTCCTTACAAATCCTTCTACTGGAGTAAAAAATGATGGCTATGACAATGCATATTCAGATCTTATTTTGTATGTAAATCTTGTATTGTGTTCAGGCTCGAAACAGAG GTACATTGTTAAAGACATACTTGGCCAAGGTACATTTGCTCAGGTTGCTAAATGTTGGGACATGGAGACCAACAATTATGTTGCCATTAAGATTATCAAAAATCAGCCTCAGTATTATCGACATGGAGTATTTGAAGTCCATATTCTGTCAATG CTCAATCAAAAGCTTGATCCTGATGATGAGCATCACATTGTGCGCATGCTTGactattttttatttcaaaatcatcTTTGCATTTCGTTTGAAATGCTTGGGTCAAATCT GTATGagctaataaaagaaaaaaagcataATGGATTTACATTGGATGTCATACAAGACTTGTGTAAGCAG ATCTTGGATGCATTAATCATCACAAGATATGCTGGTATTATCCATTGTGATTTGAAGCCAGAGAATATCCTTATATGTACAAG TGAGAAACCACCAAAAATTAAAGTAATTGATTTTGGGTCGGCTTGCTTCATGAGTAAGACAATATACACATACATTCAG AGTCGTTATTACAGGTCTCCAGAAGTTCTCCTTGGCTACCC ATATACAATTGCCATTGATATGTGGTCACTTGGGTGCATTGTTGCTGAGTTGTACTTGGGTTTCCCTTTGTTTCCTGGGGAGTCACAATTTGATGTTCTAAAGAGGATGACTGAAATACTTGG TGATCAGCCTCCTGATAATCTCCTTAGGAATGCAACCAAgacaaataatttctttaaacatGTTGGTAGCATAAACCAGTTGGTGGATGACCAGTCTGTCAAGATAAACAGCAGCGCTTACCAAATTCTAAATGAAGAGGAATTTGAAATT AGGGGATTAAAAAGGCCAAAGATAGGGAAAAAATATTTCAGTTTTGTGAAACTTGAAGATATCGTTGCAGAAAAAGCTTACAGGAAAAACTTGCCAGATGAACAATTTGACAAAG AAAGTGCAATGTGCTTGGCATTGATTGATTTCTTAAGGGGCCTTCTTGAGTTTGATCCTGCCAAACGATGGTCACCTTTGCAG GCTTCACACCATCCATTTGTTACTAGAGAACCCTTTTTGTTCCTTTACAAACCTCTTCCAGAGACTCCACTCACT CCAGTTTCTCATGCTCTTCAAGTGGAACATGATCCGAGGCAAGGACACCAGCTAGCAGCTGGTCTCTCTCCAGAG GTTGCAAGTATGAACAAATATCTTCCACAGAATAGCTCTAAGGTTTTACTGGCGCCTTCATCCTATGAAAGTAGCTATGGCAGCTCAGAAAGCCATGGAAGCTATAATTATAGTGCTAGTCTTGGAAGTGGTTGCAGAAGTTATTCATTAAAAAATAGCATGTTGGATTACTCACCAGTCCATTCTTCCCTTTTCCAAAGTGCTAAAACAGGGGGATCTGTCCTTGGTGTTAGTGCGGATGCTAGACATGTTCCATTCTGTCATGGGAATGGTTTTGGTGTAACTCCTAGTTACAATTTCTGGCCAACGTCCCTAGGAGCCAGCCCCTCTCAATTTACTTATCCAAGCTTGAAAGTCCAAGAATCAAAAATGTTTCAAGGAGAGTATGCTTGCCATTCCCCAGCAGAAGGCAGCTTTCATGATTTTCCATGGGGCAAAGCTTCTAAATTTGTTAGAGAAGGCAAACATGCCTATAATGGATCGTTGGGTATTCAACCTCATGAAAATTCATTCAAGTACTATCATGGCCTTTGTGATGATGAGACGAGCTCTAGTTATGAAGACTCAAATCATCAAAGATTTGTAAGTTCTAGTACTTTTTCAGCCTTTCATCATTCTAACAACAGGACACAAG AAGTGTCATGGGACAAGCCTGAATCAAGTTACTTACCATTTGGTCCTGGAGATTGGGATCCCAATTATAG GAATCCCCCTGTTATTCAGGGCTTGCATGGTGGATATGCACATCCGGTGTCTCTTCCACATTCTGTATCTCAAAGTGCACAAAACACACCCAGGCATTTTGGACAACAGTATTTTCAGCAATTTAATCACCCGCATACAATGCATACTCATAATCTGTGGAATCATCAGAAGGCGCAG GGGAGATAG
- the LOC103973123 gene encoding dual specificity protein kinase YAK1 homolog isoform X2, with amino-acid sequence MDGGGIGKNKPQAFRPYESSQSSSGPSLVFGESCATAKRSLVEKLTKGIVETYRKCNPGFKYSNASNWKRFLTNPSTGVKNDGYDNAYSDLILYVNLVLCSGSKQRYIVKDILGQGTFAQVAKCWDMETNNYVAIKIIKNQPQYYRHGVFEVHILSMLNQKLDPDDEHHIVRMLDYFLFQNHLCISFEMLGSNLYELIKEKKHNGFTLDVIQDLCKQILDALIITRYAGIIHCDLKPENILICTSEKPPKIKVIDFGSACFMSKTIYTYIQSRYYRSPEVLLGYPYTIAIDMWSLGCIVAELYLGFPLFPGESQFDVLKRMTEILGDQPPDNLLRNATKTNNFFKHVGSINQLVDDQSVKINSSAYQILNEEEFEIRGLKRPKIGKKYFSFVKLEDIVAEKAYRKNLPDEQFDKESAMCLALIDFLRGLLEFDPAKRWSPLQASHHPFVTREPFLFLYKPLPETPLTPVSHALQVEHDPRQGHQLAAGLSPEVASMNKYLPQNSSKVLLAPSSYESSYGSSESHGSYNYSASLGSGCRSYSLKNSMLDYSPVHSSLFQSAKTGGSVLGVSADARHVPFCHGNGFGVTPSYNFWPTSLGASPSQFTYPSLKVQESKMFQGEYACHSPAEGSFHDFPWGKASKFVREGKHAYNGSLGIQPHENSFKYYHGLCDDETSSSYEDSNHQRFKCHGTSLNQVTYHLVLEIGIPIIGIPLLFRACMVDMHIRCLFHILYLKVHKTHPGILDNSIFSNLITRIQCILIICGIIRRRRGDRWTIICSNITLFLDGTECFRRKRWRCLSVCLLQPISDGTGHPVCV; translated from the exons CTAGTTGAAAAGCTAACCAAAGGCATTGTTGAAACATACCGCAAATGCAACCCTGGTTTCAAGTACTCTAATGCATCGAACTGGAAGCGCTTCCTTACAAATCCTTCTACTGGAGTAAAAAATGATGGCTATGACAATGCATATTCAGATCTTATTTTGTATGTAAATCTTGTATTGTGTTCAGGCTCGAAACAGAG GTACATTGTTAAAGACATACTTGGCCAAGGTACATTTGCTCAGGTTGCTAAATGTTGGGACATGGAGACCAACAATTATGTTGCCATTAAGATTATCAAAAATCAGCCTCAGTATTATCGACATGGAGTATTTGAAGTCCATATTCTGTCAATG CTCAATCAAAAGCTTGATCCTGATGATGAGCATCACATTGTGCGCATGCTTGactattttttatttcaaaatcatcTTTGCATTTCGTTTGAAATGCTTGGGTCAAATCT GTATGagctaataaaagaaaaaaagcataATGGATTTACATTGGATGTCATACAAGACTTGTGTAAGCAG ATCTTGGATGCATTAATCATCACAAGATATGCTGGTATTATCCATTGTGATTTGAAGCCAGAGAATATCCTTATATGTACAAG TGAGAAACCACCAAAAATTAAAGTAATTGATTTTGGGTCGGCTTGCTTCATGAGTAAGACAATATACACATACATTCAG AGTCGTTATTACAGGTCTCCAGAAGTTCTCCTTGGCTACCC ATATACAATTGCCATTGATATGTGGTCACTTGGGTGCATTGTTGCTGAGTTGTACTTGGGTTTCCCTTTGTTTCCTGGGGAGTCACAATTTGATGTTCTAAAGAGGATGACTGAAATACTTGG TGATCAGCCTCCTGATAATCTCCTTAGGAATGCAACCAAgacaaataatttctttaaacatGTTGGTAGCATAAACCAGTTGGTGGATGACCAGTCTGTCAAGATAAACAGCAGCGCTTACCAAATTCTAAATGAAGAGGAATTTGAAATT AGGGGATTAAAAAGGCCAAAGATAGGGAAAAAATATTTCAGTTTTGTGAAACTTGAAGATATCGTTGCAGAAAAAGCTTACAGGAAAAACTTGCCAGATGAACAATTTGACAAAG AAAGTGCAATGTGCTTGGCATTGATTGATTTCTTAAGGGGCCTTCTTGAGTTTGATCCTGCCAAACGATGGTCACCTTTGCAG GCTTCACACCATCCATTTGTTACTAGAGAACCCTTTTTGTTCCTTTACAAACCTCTTCCAGAGACTCCACTCACT CCAGTTTCTCATGCTCTTCAAGTGGAACATGATCCGAGGCAAGGACACCAGCTAGCAGCTGGTCTCTCTCCAGAG GTTGCAAGTATGAACAAATATCTTCCACAGAATAGCTCTAAGGTTTTACTGGCGCCTTCATCCTATGAAAGTAGCTATGGCAGCTCAGAAAGCCATGGAAGCTATAATTATAGTGCTAGTCTTGGAAGTGGTTGCAGAAGTTATTCATTAAAAAATAGCATGTTGGATTACTCACCAGTCCATTCTTCCCTTTTCCAAAGTGCTAAAACAGGGGGATCTGTCCTTGGTGTTAGTGCGGATGCTAGACATGTTCCATTCTGTCATGGGAATGGTTTTGGTGTAACTCCTAGTTACAATTTCTGGCCAACGTCCCTAGGAGCCAGCCCCTCTCAATTTACTTATCCAAGCTTGAAAGTCCAAGAATCAAAAATGTTTCAAGGAGAGTATGCTTGCCATTCCCCAGCAGAAGGCAGCTTTCATGATTTTCCATGGGGCAAAGCTTCTAAATTTGTTAGAGAAGGCAAACATGCCTATAATGGATCGTTGGGTATTCAACCTCATGAAAATTCATTCAAGTACTATCATGGCCTTTGTGATGATGAGACGAGCTCTAGTTATGAAGACTCAAATCATCAAAGATTT AAGTGTCATGGGACAAGCCTGAATCAAGTTACTTACCATTTGGTCCTGGAGATTGGGATCCCAATTATAG GAATCCCCCTGTTATTCAGGGCTTGCATGGTGGATATGCACATCCGGTGTCTCTTCCACATTCTGTATCTCAAAGTGCACAAAACACACCCAGGCATTTTGGACAACAGTATTTTCAGCAATTTAATCACCCGCATACAATGCATACTCATAATCTGTGGAATCATCAGAAGGCGCAG GGGAGATAGGTGGACTATCATTTGCAGCAATATTACACTATTCCTGGACGGGACGGAGTGTTTCCGGCGGAAGAGATGGcgctgtctgtctgtctgtctcttGCAACCGATATCGGATGGTACTGGACATCCAGTTTGTGTTTGA